The Methanosarcina barkeri str. Wiesmoor DNA segment TGACAACAGCTACAACTAAAACACTCAATGTTCCTTTATATGGAGGCGAAAAAACTTATTATTGTGGGCCGGCAACTGCCAAAATGATTGCTAAATACTATGGGGTATCTCATACCCAAGATTACATTTATGGAATAATGGGTGCGACGGCTCCACAAGGGACTACTATTGATCAGCAGCTTACTTATTATAGATCCTCACAGGGATTAGCGAAAACAAATTCAGTAAAACGCACTAGTAGTCTGTATTTTGGTGACGTAGTCACCGAAATTAACAATAATAGACCTTTCAGAAGTGGAGTTTCAGGTCATGCTCGAGCTTGTGTAGGATACTATTATGACACTGGGGAACAAATTTTGGCACTCAATGATCCATCGCCTCAGTGGTCTGGTAGTTATCAGCTGGAAGCATTTGGTTCAGAAATTAACCGTATATATGTGAGGAGCTAAAACTCCTCATCTTTTTTGGTGGTTGGTATGAGAAAAATAAATGGGAAAATTGCTATTTTTATTTTTCTTCTAACTCTCGTAACGATTGTGGGATTATTTATAAAAGCTCCAATTAATAAAAACACTCTAAAGGATGCCGAAACTCCAGTTAAAGAATTACAAGTAAGTGGCTTAGCTATCGAATTTGAAGAAGGAATTACCGAACCAGAAGTTAAAACTATTCTTGAAAATTATAACTTGACCATGTATAGGCTGAATTACAATGTGGAAGACATCGCAGATAACTACTATATAGAAGTAAAAAATAACGAAAATATCGTTATAGGAGATGAGTTTAGATCTGCTCCTGATAAAAAAAAGGGAGACTACAACATAATTTCTTTATCCGAACAAGCTATCGAAAATGAAAGCTTTCTTGAAATTCTGGATAAAAAAAATCTTCATATTAAAAAGTTCGTCTGGTGTGAACTTCATTTTGAAAACGGATCTATGAATTGGATTCCAGAGAAGGATGCAATTAAAATAAAAAATGAGCTTGAAACGAATGAAATGGTTTTATTTGTAGCCCTTTACTATATAGATGGGTAAAAACGAGAATTATAGCTACTAACGCCTCGATTTCAAAATCAATTCTTTATTTATTGGGAAAATCAGCGATCTTCGGACCATATTCAAAAGCCAAACTTTATGAATTTACTTCTGAGCTGCAGTACTAGCTTTTCTGATAGTGGTACTACACCAGAAATTGAAAATGAGAGACAATTTTTCACTACGAGTTCACTCATTTTCGACTTTGTAGAGGATACAAAACTCAAAATGGGTATACATATTTGCATGTTAATGATTCACTGCCTATTGGTCCGACCTATGGTAATCCAAGGTTACTTGAACTCACATACGGCAGTTCAAAGATCAAATGTATATGTAAGATAAAAATTCCTCAGAGGAGTTCGATAAACTTCTGATTTTCAACAGTTACCTATGAACCTATAT contains these protein-coding regions:
- a CDS encoding UPF0228 family protein, with translation MRKINGKIAIFIFLLTLVTIVGLFIKAPINKNTLKDAETPVKELQVSGLAIEFEEGITEPEVKTILENYNLTMYRLNYNVEDIADNYYIEVKNNENIVIGDEFRSAPDKKKGDYNIISLSEQAIENESFLEILDKKNLHIKKFVWCELHFENGSMNWIPEKDAIKIKNELETNEMVLFVALYYIDG